The DNA region CGAGGATGACACCATGCGGATGGCGGAGGATGCCATAGAGTCGGGGGCAGACGCCTTCCTGGTGTACGCGCCCGTCGTTTATAGGGACCGACCTGACCAGGATGAGAAGGTAATCCGGTACCACGAAAAACTCGCCACTCTCGGCGTCCCCCTGATCCTCTTCTACCTTTACCGCGAGGCCGGCGGCATAAGCTACTCCGAACACGTCCTCGATGCCCTGATGTCCATCCCCCAGACGGTGGGCATAAAGGTAGCGTCGCTCGATCGGGTGATGGCGTATCAGGACATCTCCCGGAGGATGCAGCAGAAGTTCCCCGATGTCTCCTTGATCACAGGCGAAGACCGGATGCTAGGTTACACGATCATGCGCGGAGGAATCGCCGCCCTGATCGGGATGGGCGCGGCGTGCACGAAACCCCAGACTGATTTGCTGAGGGCCTACTTCACCGGGGCCGCAGATAGGTTTCTCAAGCTTTCGAACCAGGTAGACTCCTTCGCCGAGGTCACGTTCATCCCGCCCATGGAGAAGTACATTCTGAGGATGCTCTGGGCCCTGGTGATCCAGGGGGTCATCCCTGAAGAGGCCGCGAACGACCCCGTGGGGCTCACTGTGCCGAAAGAAGAGATCGACGCCATAGCTGATCTCGTTAAGGGGTATGGCTGGGCATAGCACCGGTTTCACCGTGGACTGCCCGGGCCCCGCGCCCTGCGGATGCCTGGGCACCTGGGAGGCAAGATTCGAATTGCGGTTTGGCATCATAGGACTTCGCCACTTCCACGTGCACGACATGATCGCAGGCATGCGGACAGTGCCCGGGGTGGAAGTCGCGGCCATCGCGGAGCCGGACGACGATGTGTTCGCTCGGGAGGGGAGCCGCTACGGCCTGCCCCGCTACCGCGACTGGCGCGAGATGCTCGAGAGGGAGAAGCTCCACGCCTTGGGAGTTGTGAACATCCCGGGCGAGCGCGCAAGTGTCGTGGCTGAATGCCTGCGTCGCGGAATACACGTCTTGTGTGACAAGCCCGCAGCCATAGACCGCGCCGGCCTGTCCATGCTCAGGCAGGCCAACGACCTGGGCCGGGCAATTCTCTTCCCGTTCTTCACAGTAAGGTACGAACCGCCCGTAGCGACCGCAAAACGCCTGGTCGATGAGGGCAGGCTGGGCCGGTTAGTGAGTTTCACGTCATTTCGGCCGCACAAGCTCCTCCCGTCCATCCGGGCGGACTGGTTTTGGCGCCGGGCGGGCTATGGCGGAGTCCTCGTGGATCTCGGGATCCATGACGTAGATGTCTTTCTGTGGCTTTCCGGCGCGCAGGTCCGGGAGGTGTACGCTTCCCACGCGAACGTGGCCTGCCCCGGCAGGGCTGAATTCGAGGATATCGCGCACATGATGATCCGAGCAGATGATCCGGA from Bacillota bacterium includes:
- a CDS encoding dihydrodipicolinate synthase family protein, with amino-acid sequence RDGHVHKEAQESYARYMAGQDVGGVAVWVHTGRGLHLSRDHRMAVMESWRKAFADGRVVVAGVGALPDEALGEAERFRKFEDDTMRMAEDAIESGADAFLVYAPVVYRDRPDQDEKVIRYHEKLATLGVPLILFYLYREAGGISYSEHVLDALMSIPQTVGIKVASLDRVMAYQDISRRMQQKFPDVSLITGEDRMLGYTIMRGGIAALIGMGAACTKPQTDLLRAYFTGAADRFLKLSNQVDSFAEVTFIPPMEKYILRMLWALVIQGVIPEEAANDPVGLTVPKEEIDAIADLVKGYGWA
- a CDS encoding Gfo/Idh/MocA family oxidoreductase — protein: MRFGIIGLRHFHVHDMIAGMRTVPGVEVAAIAEPDDDVFAREGSRYGLPRYRDWREMLEREKLHALGVVNIPGERASVVAECLRRGIHVLCDKPAAIDRAGLSMLRQANDLGRAILFPFFTVRYEPPVATAKRLVDEGRLGRLVSFTSFRPHKLLPSIRADWFWRRAGYGGVLVDLGIHDVDVFLWLSGAQVREVYASHANVACPGRAEFEDIAHMMIRADDPDIVGFFRTDWLTPDAEPAHGDCRYFLVGTEGTAEVRTTGGLPLSGADGGCVRLVTRTAPPGDIPPIPPGRTIFEDFARAAAGEPAAITARELFDANGLVLAGRESADQGVVVITSPAGRR